A single Paenibacillus kribbensis DNA region contains:
- a CDS encoding response regulator, whose translation MFNAVIVEDEIPILNLMKHVIGQNPYFTIIGAFTSSLEALASLPELRPDVVFLDVEMPKMNGLELAENINEASEQTKIIFTTAYQHYALDAFKVYAFDYILKPVTPGAIERVANRLVKLHRPAIYAEQQVGLSSIRCFGGFEVRNREGSLIRFPTRKTEELFAYFLCHPGQNLNKWRLADLLWPDMSEDRASHNLHNTMYRLKKLLKEQELGMEIQKTNEGYMLEPSDRTYDVLEYERYGFSLAEGFQDTVQTEHLCSLYKGPLLERKDYFWKAPLEATFCKQYTSLVRSLIQQYLAREDWKKAEQKIDSYLTVYPLNEEMNQTLLSIYASSGDKEKIVRHYAQFEASYRKELGLEPPQELRSQKASYLE comes from the coding sequence TTGTTTAATGCGGTCATTGTGGAGGACGAAATACCGATTTTGAATTTAATGAAACACGTCATCGGGCAAAACCCGTATTTTACGATTATAGGTGCTTTTACAAGCTCGCTTGAGGCGCTGGCCAGCCTGCCTGAGCTTCGGCCAGATGTTGTTTTCCTCGATGTGGAAATGCCAAAGATGAACGGGCTGGAACTTGCAGAAAATATCAACGAAGCGTCGGAGCAGACAAAAATCATCTTCACGACGGCTTACCAGCATTATGCGCTGGATGCATTCAAGGTTTATGCCTTCGACTATATTTTGAAGCCCGTGACACCTGGGGCGATCGAGCGGGTCGCGAACCGGTTGGTCAAGCTGCATCGGCCTGCCATCTATGCTGAACAGCAGGTGGGGCTTTCCTCGATTCGGTGCTTCGGAGGATTCGAGGTCCGAAATCGGGAAGGATCGCTAATCCGCTTTCCGACACGCAAGACGGAGGAGCTATTCGCTTATTTCCTCTGCCATCCGGGTCAGAATCTCAACAAGTGGCGGTTGGCGGATTTGTTGTGGCCGGATATGAGCGAGGACCGCGCGTCGCATAATTTGCATAACACGATGTATCGTTTAAAGAAGCTTTTGAAAGAGCAAGAACTCGGCATGGAGATTCAGAAAACGAACGAAGGATACATGCTGGAACCATCGGATCGAACATACGATGTGCTGGAATATGAGCGGTATGGCTTTTCTCTTGCGGAAGGGTTTCAGGATACGGTGCAAACAGAACATCTATGCTCACTCTACAAAGGTCCGCTGCTGGAGAGAAAAGATTACTTCTGGAAAGCTCCGCTGGAGGCAACATTCTGTAAACAGTACACATCGCTTGTGCGCAGTTTGATCCAGCAGTATCTCGCCAGGGAGGATTGGAAAAAGGCGGAGCAAAAGATTGATTCGTATTTGACCGTGTATCCCCTGAATGAGGAGATGAATCAGACTTTACTGAGCATCTATGCAAGCAGCGGGGACAAGGAGAAAATCGTCAGGCATTACGCGCAGTTCGAGGCTTCTTATCGCAAGGAGCTGGGGCTGGAGCCGCCGCAGGAGCTGAGAAGCCAGAAGGCCTCATATTTGGAGTAG
- a CDS encoding ATP-binding protein, whose translation MPPVKRGVLDLSNWDFHKQGWVNLDGEWEFYESELLEPADFRQGTRKEVSYLSVPGTWKGKSANGGMNRTGYGTYRLKVLVKNTDEVLGLKIRSIRLSHRLFINGKLEGESGRPAVDIKAHQPGNTPYSAFFHTDTKEIEIVIQVSNYVFVTGGIAGSIPFGLAEDVTKLNSIQIGTDIGIILILGMFGVYHLSFFLLGRREKTYWLSGLYLLLLLLEKALFGEKILQRVLPGLPFDIAYKLLDLSEFVGAVVLILFFSSVEARLMSSRMMKLILTLLGLYITAVVVLPYRVHIQVKYVFFLYLIIVILYIIGRMAYLYIQSQSGSSDRKELMLFIGGSVSMLIFLVDGSLYSENMVSTDLPGKLGVVCFIIIMNILLVVRFSNAYEKTELLSYQLTVSNELKDEFLMNTSHELKTPLHGIMNMTSYLLDDEEKNLSPKQKRNLSLIKDTSIKLSMLIHDLVDVTRLRHGELSLHPTAVNARMVTQIVFDVLQFELLGKDVRLDNQVGSDVWVQADENRLRQIMYNLVSNAIKHTDKGSIKVVSSVAEGIVTISVEDTGTGIPKDKHAVIFEYFEQLDGPLPKDGYTGMGVGLYISRKLVERMGGEIRVDWSEVGLGTRMTFTLPSAVQVTANRETTYALEEQQRYTDKDQELNIWGGHEHTVMIVDDEASNIHTLLNILKRHRYNVVTAFSAKEALEKIEEYPQVDLVILDVMMPGISGIELCQRLRSSYSILDLPILFATVKDTPQDIALGFRAGANDYLTKPFEAETLIARIQTLIAVKTSLQEAIRNEQAFHQAQIKPHFLYNALSSVISFCYTDGEKAAYLLSMLSQYLRYILDMDSSTLYVPLYQEMELIEAYVEIEKARFGERFDYDVHYDNRIKHLEIPSLCIQPFVENAIRHGLFEKEGHGKVTIVINEGDGHIRVEVEDNGVGIPNDLLYRMSQGNLQDCGIGIYNIRKRLDSLQGATLNISSDVGVGTKITMHLPVRNNKVTGSGKRRRSEVV comes from the coding sequence ATGCCGCCTGTGAAGCGGGGAGTACTGGATTTATCGAATTGGGATTTTCACAAGCAGGGATGGGTCAATCTGGATGGAGAATGGGAATTTTATGAAAGCGAATTACTGGAACCTGCCGATTTTCGCCAAGGAACGCGTAAGGAGGTCTCGTATTTATCCGTACCTGGCACGTGGAAAGGAAAATCAGCAAATGGCGGTATGAACCGAACAGGGTATGGCACGTACCGCTTGAAAGTGTTGGTTAAAAATACGGATGAGGTTTTAGGTTTAAAAATAAGGAGTATTCGCCTTTCCCATCGCTTGTTCATTAACGGCAAGCTAGAAGGCGAAAGTGGGCGCCCAGCAGTAGATATCAAGGCGCATCAGCCCGGAAATACGCCTTACAGTGCGTTTTTCCACACGGATACCAAAGAAATCGAAATTGTGATTCAAGTATCTAACTATGTATTTGTCACCGGTGGTATTGCTGGCTCGATCCCGTTCGGATTGGCTGAAGATGTGACAAAGCTAAACAGTATACAGATCGGCACCGATATCGGGATTATATTGATTCTTGGCATGTTTGGTGTGTACCATCTCAGCTTCTTCCTGCTAGGGCGAAGAGAGAAAACATATTGGCTCAGCGGGCTGTATTTGCTGCTGCTTTTATTGGAAAAAGCACTTTTTGGCGAAAAGATTTTACAGAGGGTACTGCCTGGCCTCCCTTTTGATATTGCTTACAAACTGCTGGATTTAAGCGAATTTGTCGGTGCTGTGGTGCTCATCCTGTTTTTCAGTTCAGTTGAAGCCCGCCTCATGTCGTCTCGGATGATGAAGCTGATACTGACTCTGTTAGGCCTATATATTACGGCGGTTGTCGTGCTGCCTTACCGTGTGCATATCCAGGTAAAATACGTTTTCTTTCTTTACTTAATCATCGTTATCCTATACATTATTGGCAGAATGGCGTATCTGTACATTCAAAGCCAGAGCGGCTCATCCGATCGGAAGGAATTAATGCTGTTTATTGGCGGAAGCGTTTCGATGTTGATCTTTCTGGTGGACGGAAGCCTCTATTCGGAGAATATGGTTTCGACCGATCTGCCGGGAAAACTCGGAGTAGTTTGTTTCATTATCATCATGAATATCCTGCTCGTGGTTCGATTCTCGAATGCTTATGAGAAGACGGAGCTCCTTTCCTATCAATTGACGGTTTCCAATGAGCTCAAGGACGAGTTTTTGATGAACACATCTCACGAGCTCAAGACTCCATTGCATGGGATTATGAATATGACGTCTTATTTGCTGGATGATGAGGAAAAAAATCTGTCGCCGAAGCAAAAACGGAATCTTTCGCTGATCAAGGATACGTCTATCAAGCTGTCCATGCTCATTCACGATTTAGTCGATGTTACCCGTTTGAGACACGGGGAACTGAGTCTGCATCCGACCGCTGTGAATGCCAGAATGGTAACGCAGATTGTATTCGACGTGCTGCAATTTGAACTTTTGGGCAAAGATGTGCGACTGGATAATCAAGTCGGTTCCGACGTCTGGGTGCAAGCGGATGAGAATCGGCTGCGTCAAATCATGTACAATCTGGTCAGCAATGCCATAAAGCATACAGACAAAGGGTCGATCAAGGTGGTGTCGAGCGTTGCCGAGGGAATCGTAACGATTTCTGTCGAGGATACTGGAACAGGGATTCCTAAGGATAAGCATGCTGTAATTTTCGAATATTTTGAGCAACTCGATGGGCCGCTGCCAAAGGATGGATATACAGGAATGGGCGTTGGTTTGTACATTAGCCGCAAGTTGGTCGAACGGATGGGTGGAGAAATTCGGGTGGATTGGTCGGAGGTCGGTCTAGGCACGCGTATGACGTTTACATTGCCAAGCGCAGTCCAAGTAACGGCTAATCGTGAAACAACATATGCGTTGGAAGAGCAGCAGCGATATACCGATAAGGATCAGGAGCTGAATATTTGGGGTGGACACGAGCATACCGTAATGATTGTTGACGATGAAGCCTCCAATATTCACACCTTGTTGAATATTTTGAAACGGCATCGCTACAATGTCGTCACCGCTTTCTCGGCAAAAGAAGCATTGGAGAAAATAGAAGAGTACCCGCAAGTTGATCTTGTCATTCTCGATGTGATGATGCCGGGGATCTCGGGCATTGAGTTGTGTCAGAGACTGCGAAGCAGCTACTCCATTCTCGACCTGCCCATTTTATTCGCAACAGTTAAGGATACGCCCCAAGACATTGCGCTCGGCTTCAGGGCCGGGGCGAACGATTATTTGACCAAGCCGTTTGAGGCGGAAACGCTCATTGCCAGAATCCAGACCCTGATCGCTGTGAAAACATCGCTCCAAGAAGCGATTCGCAATGAGCAGGCGTTCCATCAAGCGCAGATTAAACCGCATTTTCTCTATAACGCCTTGAGCAGTGTTATTTCATTTTGCTATACGGACGGGGAAAAAGCTGCGTACTTGTTATCAATGCTCAGTCAGTACTTGCGCTACATTCTGGACATGGATTCTTCCACGCTGTACGTTCCTCTCTATCAGGAAATGGAGTTGATTGAGGCGTATGTTGAGATTGAGAAAGCCCGTTTCGGAGAGAGGTTCGACTATGACGTTCACTACGATAACCGTATAAAACATTTGGAAATTCCTTCTTTATGCATCCAGCCTTTTGTCGAGAATGCGATTCGACACGGTTTGTTCGAGAAGGAAGGACACGGCAAGGTGACGATTGTGATCAACGAGGGAGACGGTCACATCCGGGTGGAAGTCGAAGACAACGGTGTCGGCATACCGAATGATCTACTGTACCGCATGTCTCAAGGAAACCTGCAGGATTGCGGCATCGGCATCTATAATATCCGCAAGCGTCTGGACTCTCTGCAAGGGGCAACGCTAAACATCAGCTCCGATGTGGGAGTAGGAACTAAAATAACGATGCATTTGCCTGTAAGGAATAACAAAGTGACCGGGTCGGGTAAACGAAGGAGGAGCGAGGTTGTTTAA
- a CDS encoding helix-turn-helix domain-containing protein yields MNPLSIRCRLGDIMRERGLQNKDVVDLTGVSRNTITSLAGNATKRIDYDTLGALCRGLGVTPGDLLEYMPNVKENFE; encoded by the coding sequence ATGAACCCTTTAAGTATACGTTGTCGCCTCGGTGATATTATGCGAGAGCGGGGACTGCAAAATAAAGATGTAGTGGATTTAACAGGTGTGAGTCGAAACACGATTACTTCGCTTGCTGGTAACGCAACCAAACGGATAGATTACGATACGCTAGGTGCATTATGTCGAGGATTAGGTGTAACTCCGGGTGATCTTCTAGAGTACATGCCGAATGTCAAAGAAAATTTTGAATAA
- a CDS encoding DJ-1/PfpI family protein, with translation MDFNICLFEDFETLDVFGPVEIFGRLPEVYDLKYFSMDGGIVEGWQKTKIVTEPLAQVKPNGIFMIPGGQGTRGLIHDDTFMKQIKEIAEQSNFCITVCTGSALLAKTGLLKNRRATSNKLAFDWVKSIDTEVDWIPNARWVVDGKFYTSSGVSAGMDMSLGFVSDQFGLEKAQQIANQIEYIWNSDKHDDPFAR, from the coding sequence ATGGACTTTAACATATGTTTGTTCGAGGATTTTGAAACACTGGATGTATTCGGACCCGTTGAGATTTTTGGTCGCCTCCCAGAAGTTTATGACTTAAAATATTTCTCCATGGACGGGGGAATTGTTGAGGGCTGGCAAAAAACCAAGATTGTGACAGAACCCCTTGCACAAGTAAAGCCCAATGGCATATTCATGATCCCGGGCGGACAGGGGACAAGGGGCTTAATCCATGACGATACATTTATGAAACAGATCAAAGAGATTGCGGAACAGTCCAATTTTTGTATAACCGTCTGTACGGGTTCTGCGCTGCTTGCCAAAACAGGCTTGTTAAAAAACAGGCGCGCCACATCCAATAAATTAGCCTTTGATTGGGTCAAATCCATCGACACCGAGGTTGACTGGATTCCAAACGCAAGATGGGTCGTAGATGGAAAGTTCTATACTTCATCCGGTGTATCTGCTGGAATGGATATGTCCTTAGGCTTTGTTTCTGATCAATTTGGTCTTGAAAAAGCTCAACAGATTGCCAATCAAATTGAATATATTTGGAATTCCGACAAGCATGATGACCCTTTTGCGAGATAG
- a CDS encoding H-type small acid-soluble spore protein — MNVERAKAIYDSPDTIAVQLDGKPIWIEHVDEANSMATVQIGSRPGNTQTVRVDRLKEQ; from the coding sequence ATGAATGTAGAGCGAGCAAAAGCGATTTACGATTCACCTGATACCATTGCCGTACAATTGGATGGAAAACCGATCTGGATTGAGCATGTAGACGAAGCGAACAGCATGGCAACTGTACAGATAGGCAGCAGACCCGGCAATACTCAAACCGTCCGTGTGGATCGTCTGAAAGAACAATAG
- a CDS encoding Ku protein: protein MHTVWKGAISFGLVHVPVKMFSATEDKDISMRYIHKECGSPLSYVRKCPVCDKEVEWEEIGKGYEYEKGKFVMFDKEELEQISGQADKNIVILDFVDLQEIDPIYFQKTYYLSPDQAGSNAYKLLMNAMKDTGKIGIAQISIRSKSSLAAIRVLDECLAVETMFYPDEIRPIAQVPNLPGQEEVKEKELTMAKMLIEQLSTPFDAAKYTDQYRERLLDLIQHKVAGEEVRVAPTQPQTNVVDLMAALQASIEAVKPVVTDPGPAAPGPAAAKKRPARKPTAPTAQQAAAGDDIAPAPVKKRRSTAKRKET from the coding sequence ATGCATACGGTCTGGAAAGGCGCAATCAGCTTCGGGCTGGTTCATGTGCCAGTTAAAATGTTTTCAGCTACAGAGGATAAGGATATTTCCATGCGCTACATTCATAAGGAGTGTGGAAGCCCACTGAGCTATGTACGGAAGTGTCCTGTTTGTGACAAGGAGGTTGAATGGGAGGAAATTGGAAAAGGCTACGAATATGAAAAAGGGAAGTTCGTCATGTTCGACAAGGAGGAATTGGAGCAGATCAGCGGACAAGCGGATAAAAACATTGTCATTTTGGATTTTGTGGATTTGCAGGAAATTGATCCGATTTATTTTCAAAAAACGTATTATTTATCCCCGGATCAGGCTGGCTCCAATGCGTATAAGCTGCTCATGAATGCGATGAAGGATACCGGAAAAATCGGCATTGCCCAAATCTCCATCCGCTCCAAAAGCAGCCTGGCAGCAATTCGGGTGCTGGATGAATGCCTGGCAGTGGAGACGATGTTTTACCCGGATGAAATTCGCCCCATTGCTCAGGTTCCCAACTTACCGGGGCAAGAGGAGGTTAAAGAGAAGGAACTGACAATGGCAAAGATGCTGATTGAGCAGCTATCTACACCTTTTGACGCAGCCAAGTATACGGATCAGTATCGCGAGCGTCTGCTGGATCTCATTCAGCATAAAGTGGCCGGAGAAGAGGTGCGAGTCGCCCCGACACAGCCGCAGACCAATGTGGTGGATTTAATGGCTGCCCTTCAGGCCAGTATCGAGGCCGTGAAGCCTGTCGTTACCGATCCTGGTCCTGCTGCTCCCGGCCCTGCTGCTGCGAAGAAACGCCCTGCGCGTAAACCAACAGCCCCGACAGCACAGCAGGCAGCAGCAGGCGATGACATTGCTCCGGCTCCAGTCAAAAAGAGAAGAAGCACTGCCAAACGTAAAGAAACTTGA
- a CDS encoding ABC transporter ATP-binding protein, with the protein MAHLRLYLTKLYNVNGGTLILNIVCMMIISLLEGVGIYMLVPMLAAIGVFAGYSGLPFLSGGFDHFLSYIPKSWLLPGMLLLFVVLLTGQALLQRYQSVLSSQIQQRFMRSLRIDVYTSFMKAQWTFYLRQRKSDFSHVMTTELARVSQGTNLLLQLTTAIMFTLIQIALAFWLSPSLTGLVFLSGLGLFVVFRRSIRNAKQLGDRTTELSQIYFAGITDHMNGMKDIKSNLLEAANIDWFRSLTSRMEDNSTQFVRQNATTQFLHRTAAAVFVVCLIFASLQWLHVSPEKLIVLILIFSRLWPRFALIQASLEYIMSMISAFESVTKVQQECEAFSDPSLLAVTSSAARVSSAGSELHVAASTRHPLLLRSGIECSGLNYRYDGAAEPALHQINLFIPARGMTAIVGKSGAGKSTLVDVLMGFLRPTGGQIKIDGHVLDDELLPQWRQSFGYVSQDPFLFHATVRENLKLADRNASEEQLWEALHFAAADSFVARLPEGLDTVIGDRGIRLSGGERQRLVLARAVLHHPPVLILDEATSALDGEHEAAIQAALERMKGQMTLIVIAHRLSTIRHADQIVVLEQGEVIQQGNYRQLVQEERGAFSQLLSYQSGITATP; encoded by the coding sequence ATGGCTCACCTGCGATTATATTTAACCAAGCTGTACAACGTGAACGGTGGTACGTTAATTCTCAATATCGTATGTATGATGATTATCAGCCTGCTGGAGGGCGTTGGCATTTATATGCTTGTGCCTATGCTGGCGGCCATCGGCGTATTTGCCGGTTATTCAGGACTGCCGTTTCTGTCCGGTGGATTCGATCATTTCTTGTCATACATTCCAAAAAGCTGGCTATTGCCAGGGATGCTGCTGCTTTTTGTGGTGCTGCTTACAGGGCAGGCTCTGCTTCAGCGTTACCAATCGGTCCTGAGCTCACAGATTCAGCAGCGTTTTATGCGCTCGCTTCGAATAGACGTGTATACCTCCTTTATGAAGGCGCAGTGGACTTTTTATTTGCGCCAGCGTAAATCTGATTTTAGCCATGTGATGACGACCGAACTGGCACGTGTCAGTCAGGGAACCAATTTGCTTCTTCAACTCACCACAGCCATCATGTTTACGCTGATCCAGATTGCGCTGGCTTTTTGGTTATCCCCTTCCTTAACCGGATTGGTATTCCTGAGTGGATTGGGATTGTTTGTCGTGTTCCGTCGCTCTATTCGAAATGCCAAGCAGCTAGGTGACCGTACCACAGAGCTTTCACAGATTTATTTTGCCGGCATTACCGATCATATGAATGGAATGAAGGATATTAAAAGCAATCTGCTGGAGGCAGCCAACATAGATTGGTTTCGTTCCCTGACGAGCCGGATGGAGGATAATTCGACCCAATTTGTTCGGCAAAATGCCACCACGCAGTTTTTGCATCGCACAGCAGCAGCTGTATTTGTCGTTTGTCTTATTTTCGCGTCCCTGCAATGGCTGCATGTTTCACCTGAAAAGCTGATTGTGCTGATCCTCATATTTTCCCGCTTATGGCCGAGGTTCGCCCTGATTCAAGCGAGTCTGGAATATATCATGTCCATGATCTCAGCTTTTGAAAGTGTGACCAAAGTACAGCAGGAATGCGAAGCTTTCTCAGATCCGTCGTTGCTTGCAGTTACATCCTCTGCCGCTCGCGTTTCATCCGCTGGATCGGAACTCCATGTAGCTGCATCGACGCGGCACCCCTTGCTTCTGCGCAGCGGGATTGAATGCAGCGGTCTGAATTATCGCTATGATGGTGCGGCAGAGCCTGCACTGCACCAAATTAATCTGTTCATACCTGCCAGGGGGATGACAGCCATTGTGGGGAAATCGGGAGCAGGCAAGAGTACGTTGGTCGATGTGCTGATGGGCTTTCTACGTCCAACTGGGGGGCAGATTAAAATAGATGGACATGTTTTGGATGACGAACTGTTGCCACAGTGGCGGCAATCATTTGGATACGTGTCACAGGACCCTTTTCTGTTCCATGCCACCGTTCGTGAAAATCTGAAGCTGGCAGACAGGAATGCGAGCGAGGAGCAGCTATGGGAGGCGCTGCATTTTGCAGCCGCAGACAGCTTTGTTGCCAGACTGCCCGAAGGGCTGGACACAGTCATTGGGGATCGCGGGATTCGTCTGTCTGGAGGGGAACGTCAACGATTGGTATTAGCGCGGGCTGTCCTGCATCATCCTCCGGTCCTCATATTGGATGAAGCGACAAGCGCGCTCGATGGTGAGCATGAAGCTGCCATTCAGGCGGCGCTTGAGCGAATGAAAGGTCAAATGACGCTGATCGTCATCGCTCACCGCCTGTCAACGATCCGTCATGCGGATCAGATTGTCGTACTGGAGCAAGGCGAGGTCATACAGCAAGGAAACTATCGACAGCTGGTACAAGAGGAGCGGGGGGCGTTCAGCCAGCTATTGTCGTACCAAAGCGGTATCACCGCCACCCCTTAG
- a CDS encoding nucleotidyltransferase domain-containing protein codes for MPTKSLLELSSWKKDQELNLLLSLLPKDALPSSNTFAATHPHGLDWARLLRLADHHRVVPLIYLQLKKSNHPAIPASLLGSLQAQYHRNTLRMLHLQAEAARLTRLLMDHGLRVFILKGPALAQQLYGDVSLRTSKDIDLLIAPDDMDEAEHWIREAGYESKSGETRVLGSWKWKDHHTSFLHPQKRIEVELHWRLHPDAGGEPSFDELWDRRQFSEPAGASRRASADSMAAMAASTYTLGGEHQFLYLSAHGARHGWFRLRWLVDIDRLAVCAVDWEALLLMLRRYGGLPAGGQAWKLAAALLGTPIPEPMRPISETRQAHRLALSALAFMQASVPAPHPVASGTGANGTAASELSQSIALTQPLETAPSDGGASVGGAAAGDAFGEAALHTVNDATGIAREVGSVTGDTVNTLNTAVSSLTMPVASATVASSSDVAGATAATVASSFAVAGATAATVTSSPAVAVATAVTPQPISRAYLLSLKEPRHRLLYLISRLLPSTGDPILLPLPRKLHFLYIPLRPFLWLKRRFSKH; via the coding sequence ATGCCCACCAAGTCTCTTCTGGAACTTTCTAGTTGGAAAAAGGATCAGGAATTAAACCTACTACTTTCTTTATTGCCCAAAGATGCTTTACCATCGTCCAATACGTTCGCTGCCACCCATCCGCATGGGCTGGATTGGGCTCGCCTGTTGCGCCTGGCAGATCATCATCGGGTAGTACCGCTGATATATCTCCAACTGAAAAAGTCGAATCATCCGGCCATTCCCGCATCATTGCTGGGGAGCCTTCAGGCACAATATCACCGAAATACGTTGCGCATGCTTCATCTTCAAGCAGAGGCTGCGCGGCTGACGAGGCTGCTCATGGATCATGGCCTCCGTGTATTTATACTCAAGGGGCCTGCACTGGCGCAGCAATTGTACGGGGATGTTTCCCTGCGTACCTCCAAGGACATAGATTTACTCATTGCGCCGGATGACATGGACGAAGCCGAGCATTGGATACGGGAAGCCGGTTATGAGTCCAAAAGCGGAGAAACGCGTGTCCTTGGCAGCTGGAAGTGGAAGGATCATCATACATCTTTCCTTCATCCACAAAAGCGGATAGAGGTGGAGTTGCATTGGCGTCTCCACCCGGATGCCGGCGGGGAACCCTCTTTTGATGAATTATGGGACCGCCGGCAATTCAGTGAACCCGCAGGAGCGAGCCGGAGGGCATCCGCTGACAGTATGGCGGCGATGGCAGCCAGTACATACACACTCGGCGGCGAGCATCAGTTCCTGTACTTGAGCGCCCACGGCGCACGTCACGGCTGGTTCAGGCTGCGCTGGCTAGTCGACATCGACAGGCTTGCAGTATGCGCTGTCGATTGGGAGGCGCTGCTGCTGATGCTGCGCCGCTACGGAGGCCTGCCTGCGGGCGGGCAGGCCTGGAAGCTCGCCGCTGCGCTGCTAGGTACGCCGATACCGGAGCCGATGCGTCCGATATCAGAGACCCGGCAGGCGCACAGGCTCGCGCTGAGCGCGCTGGCCTTCATGCAGGCCAGCGTACCCGCACCGCACCCGGTTGCCAGCGGGACGGGTGCGAACGGAACGGCTGCGTCAGAGCTGTCGCAAAGCATAGCTTTGACGCAGCCGTTGGAGACCGCCCCTTCGGATGGCGGTGCCTCAGTTGGCGGTGCAGCAGCTGGCGATGCCTTTGGCGAAGCTGCTCTGCACACTGTCAATGACGCTACTGGCATCGCGAGAGAAGTCGGCAGCGTGACGGGTGATACGGTGAACACACTGAACACTGCTGTGAGCAGTCTTACTATGCCTGTAGCTTCTGCTACAGTCGCCTCCAGTTCTGACGTTGCTGGAGCTACAGCTGCTACAGTCGCCTCCAGTTTTGCCGTTGCTGGAGCTACAGCTGCTACGGTCACCTCCAGCCCTGCTGTAGCTGTAGCAACAGCGGTCACACCTCAGCCCATTAGCCGAGCTTACTTGCTTTCCCTCAAGGAGCCAAGACACAGATTACTTTATCTTATTAGCCGTTTGCTTCCTTCTACGGGTGATCCGATCTTGTTGCCGCTGCCTCGCAAGCTGCATTTTTTGTACATCCCTTTACGTCCATTTCTTTGGCTGAAACGGCGATTTTCAAAGCACTGA
- a CDS encoding lasso peptide biosynthesis B2 protein — protein sequence MRIQRLLLLAPEVRRLLPEAWLALGWARFRQLRSFEDYSTQWGKRMEETSWQCDPQQEKSIRHISHAVELASRYTPWRSSCLVQASAAMTLLGRRKLDCTLYLGTAKNAAGRLAAHAWVRSGPIYVTGEREMGAFTVVGLFGRRASAANMKTANQGQDRSWL from the coding sequence ATGCGGATACAACGGCTTCTTCTCCTGGCTCCAGAGGTCAGGAGATTATTGCCGGAAGCCTGGCTGGCGCTGGGATGGGCGAGGTTTCGCCAGCTTCGTTCTTTTGAGGATTACTCAACCCAATGGGGGAAACGTATGGAAGAAACCTCTTGGCAATGTGACCCGCAGCAGGAAAAGTCCATTCGGCATATTTCACACGCTGTGGAGCTGGCAAGCCGTTACACCCCATGGCGCAGTAGCTGTCTTGTACAGGCCTCCGCCGCGATGACGTTGCTGGGGCGCAGAAAGCTGGACTGTACGCTATATTTGGGTACAGCCAAAAATGCTGCGGGACGGTTGGCGGCACATGCATGGGTACGAAGCGGACCGATTTATGTTACAGGTGAACGGGAGATGGGGGCGTTTACGGTGGTGGGTCTATTCGGGAGGCGTGCTTCGGCAGCAAATATGAAAACAGCGAATCAAGGCCAAGACCGTTCTTGGCTTTAA
- a CDS encoding lasso peptide biosynthesis PqqD family chaperone produces MAATDRAKDHYRIMYDEEVYVSDMDGEKVMMSINTGKYYNLGFTGGRIWELAESTPSLGEIVAALTEEYEVDEEQCRQQVHAFVAELEREGLLKLQRETL; encoded by the coding sequence ATGGCAGCCACTGATCGAGCCAAGGACCACTACCGTATCATGTACGATGAAGAGGTCTATGTCAGTGACATGGACGGAGAAAAGGTCATGATGAGCATTAATACTGGAAAATATTACAATTTGGGCTTTACGGGAGGACGTATCTGGGAATTGGCGGAGTCCACTCCTTCACTCGGAGAGATCGTAGCTGCCCTGACGGAAGAATATGAAGTGGACGAGGAACAGTGCAGACAGCAGGTACATGCCTTTGTGGCTGAGCTGGAACGGGAAGGACTGCTAAAGCTCCAGCGGGAGACGCTTTAA